A window from Archangium lipolyticum encodes these proteins:
- a CDS encoding non-ribosomal peptide synthetase — protein MNPPPSTLVTGTEYERLLSSLRLKSPWAIGEEHAGTASPEGVDGVPPGPWRSVLDVFEQQSRLHADRVAIADAAVTVTYAQLSKRTRALAGVLRARGIGRGNVVALVMDRGPVFIETLLAIWRVGAAYLPLAPAHPAAWREEVIRKAGAALVVDLSPASAVPGVPHLDLGSALHPTVPGSEDAAEGMALTPEDLAYIICTSGSSGEPKLVMIDHRGVANLILAQRDSLGALGPDTRVLQFAHPAFDGALFEVLLALANGGRLETIDASRISGEPLADVLLTRRITHAVLPAAVLRTLRPGRFTHLEVVLSTGDVCLPETARQWAAFHRFINGYGPTEVTVASTLHTVGAQNGERVPIGRPISHSHVVLLDEHLRPVPHGTPGELCIGGEGVGRGYLGQPGLTAERFVPDPFSPEPGRRLYRSGDVGRQLADGTIEFLGRRDDQVKVRGARIELGQVEAALLALPDVRDAVAVVDGRGERLLGYVLPADGAELSADAVRAGLRRHLPGYLVPDVIVPVDAWPMTTSGKVDRARLPRPQRPDSTGYQPPRTPGEEAVAGIAAELLGLERVGVHDNLFELGGHSLFATQLAARVRGALGAHLELSAVLQSPTVAEIAARIGDRRDGAESGPKMAEPGAEPVPSYAQQRVWLMHKLNPDAAAYHTQAVLRLAGELDITALHASLTDIVRRHEVLRTRFPEVDGELRCEVDPPFAVEVPLRDFSGADEAQQEALVGAAVREMLQTPFSLADGRPFRWLLLRLRADEHVFVHVEHHIVHDGWSFLVFVRDLLDGYTDFLRHGEVRRPDLPVQYTDYARWQREWCGTEAAEAQRRFWRQELEGAETVLQLPRRTEPGARKFRGIAPRMELDGELARRLQALADRNNTSLFNTLLAAFFVLLHRYTGSRDILVGSAVANRRWQDTENLLGMFVNNVVMRGRLHGDPTFEELLARVRRTSLAVYDNQELPYEMIFAESPARHHGGFNPLLQAMFSFHDSAPGALGASPFEVSIIEGLSNGSAKFELSVVAVPRYAEPGHSSRLAGDIIHIPRSDAPVLPSPRSSLQGILLAWEFDSDLFEEFFITGMLSAYQRLLRSITAAPDTPVSRLSLLDDAERRALVSSGPRVDAPAGWLPSFVEHWAERTPDAPAVASGDSPMSYRELTRLAGRLARHLRGMGIGHGDVVAVCAPHSAELVVAQLGVLKSGAAWLPLEPRHPPSHLERLVQDAGARAVVTTAGLAHLVTGIPVVRLDDVHDVPELPLPSGAPTDLAYVIYTSGSTGRPKGVQIEHRSVVARLYGTDVVDLVPGKTMLAMASAAFDVSVLEIWGPLLKGAAIHFLPPGWDIHGLARCLTRSGVTHALLTPAVFHPLVAEAPEAFGHLDRVLVGGDVVSPDAFRALRRKGVTRVTNAYGPTEATILASAQRLEDWQDVEGASVPIGRALSNAQLVVLDEHSQVVPPGVVGEICIGGPIVARGYLGGPDLTSERFVANPFGSSPDERLYRTGDLGRWHPGGVIEFLGRRDEQVKIRGIRVELAEVRAALAAHPGVTDAAAVVERKGGEPRLIGYVLAAPGSAVSGQAVREDMARRSPGHLVPETVMVLDAWPLNTNGKLDRARLPTPHGDASTPFVAPRNETESQIAAIVVELLKVERVGVHDNLFELGMHSLLALRLASRVTRATGREVGLATILAGPTVAKLAGALTTLPPARPTIVRRPRA, from the coding sequence TTGAATCCCCCCCCGTCCACCCTGGTCACCGGAACAGAGTACGAACGACTGCTGTCCAGCCTCCGGCTGAAGAGCCCGTGGGCGATAGGAGAGGAGCACGCCGGAACCGCATCGCCGGAGGGCGTGGACGGTGTGCCCCCCGGACCGTGGCGGTCGGTGCTGGATGTGTTCGAGCAGCAGTCACGGCTGCATGCCGACCGCGTCGCGATCGCGGACGCGGCCGTCACGGTGACCTACGCGCAGCTGAGCAAGCGCACCCGCGCCCTGGCTGGAGTCTTGCGAGCCAGGGGTATCGGTCGCGGGAATGTGGTCGCGCTCGTGATGGACCGGGGACCCGTCTTCATCGAGACCCTGCTCGCCATCTGGCGGGTCGGTGCGGCCTATCTCCCGCTGGCTCCCGCGCACCCGGCGGCATGGCGCGAAGAGGTCATCCGGAAGGCGGGAGCGGCGCTGGTGGTGGACCTGTCGCCGGCCAGCGCCGTACCGGGTGTGCCCCACCTGGACCTCGGCAGTGCGCTCCACCCCACCGTGCCAGGGAGCGAGGACGCGGCGGAGGGGATGGCGCTCACCCCGGAGGATCTGGCGTACATCATCTGTACGTCCGGTTCGAGCGGTGAGCCCAAGCTGGTCATGATCGACCATCGGGGTGTCGCCAATCTGATCCTCGCCCAGCGGGACTCCCTGGGAGCGCTGGGGCCAGACACGCGGGTGCTGCAGTTCGCCCATCCAGCCTTCGATGGGGCCCTGTTCGAAGTCCTGCTGGCGCTGGCCAACGGCGGCCGGCTGGAGACCATCGACGCCTCACGAATCTCCGGTGAGCCGCTGGCCGACGTGCTGCTCACCCGCCGCATCACCCACGCGGTGCTGCCCGCGGCGGTCCTGCGCACGCTGCGGCCGGGCCGGTTCACCCACCTCGAGGTGGTGCTGAGCACCGGTGACGTGTGTCTCCCGGAGACCGCCCGGCAATGGGCCGCGTTCCACCGCTTCATCAACGGCTACGGCCCGACAGAGGTGACGGTGGCCAGCACGCTGCACACCGTGGGAGCCCAGAACGGCGAGCGGGTGCCCATCGGCCGTCCCATCTCCCACTCCCACGTCGTCCTCCTAGACGAGCACCTGCGGCCGGTTCCCCACGGGACTCCGGGGGAGCTCTGCATCGGTGGAGAGGGTGTCGGGCGCGGGTATCTGGGACAGCCCGGCCTCACCGCCGAGCGGTTCGTTCCCGATCCGTTCAGCCCCGAGCCAGGACGCCGGCTGTATCGCAGCGGCGATGTCGGCAGACAGCTGGCGGACGGAACGATCGAGTTCCTCGGCCGGCGCGACGACCAGGTCAAGGTCCGCGGCGCGCGCATCGAGCTGGGCCAGGTCGAGGCCGCACTGCTCGCGCTGCCGGACGTGCGTGACGCGGTGGCCGTCGTCGACGGACGGGGTGAGCGTCTCCTGGGCTACGTGCTACCGGCCGACGGAGCGGAGCTGTCGGCCGACGCGGTACGCGCCGGACTCCGCCGTCACCTGCCCGGCTATCTGGTACCGGATGTGATCGTACCGGTCGACGCATGGCCGATGACCACGAGCGGCAAGGTCGACCGCGCCCGGCTGCCCCGGCCACAACGTCCGGACAGCACCGGCTACCAGCCGCCGCGGACCCCCGGGGAAGAGGCCGTGGCGGGAATCGCGGCGGAGTTGCTCGGGCTGGAACGGGTCGGGGTGCACGACAACCTGTTCGAGCTGGGTGGCCATTCCCTGTTCGCCACGCAGCTCGCCGCCCGGGTGCGCGGCGCGCTGGGTGCGCACCTCGAGCTGAGTGCCGTTCTCCAGTCCCCCACGGTCGCGGAGATCGCGGCACGGATTGGTGACCGGCGCGACGGCGCGGAGTCGGGGCCGAAGATGGCTGAACCGGGCGCGGAGCCCGTTCCGTCGTACGCCCAGCAGCGGGTGTGGTTGATGCACAAGCTCAACCCGGACGCGGCGGCCTACCACACGCAAGCGGTGCTCAGACTGGCGGGTGAGCTGGACATCACCGCGCTGCACGCCAGCCTCACCGACATCGTCCGGCGCCACGAAGTGCTGCGCACGCGCTTCCCCGAGGTGGACGGAGAGCTGCGGTGTGAGGTGGATCCGCCCTTCGCGGTGGAGGTTCCGCTGCGGGACTTCAGCGGCGCGGATGAAGCCCAACAGGAGGCCCTGGTCGGTGCGGCCGTTCGCGAGATGCTCCAGACGCCGTTCTCGCTCGCCGATGGCAGGCCGTTCCGCTGGCTGCTGCTCAGGCTCCGCGCGGACGAGCACGTCTTCGTGCACGTCGAACACCACATCGTGCACGACGGCTGGTCGTTCCTCGTCTTCGTCCGCGACCTGCTCGATGGCTACACCGACTTCTTACGCCACGGCGAGGTGCGGCGCCCGGACCTGCCCGTGCAGTACACCGATTACGCGCGCTGGCAGCGGGAGTGGTGCGGCACCGAGGCCGCGGAGGCGCAGCGCCGCTTCTGGCGCCAGGAGCTGGAAGGCGCGGAAACCGTGCTCCAGCTCCCCCGCCGCACCGAGCCCGGAGCGAGGAAGTTCCGCGGAATCGCGCCCCGGATGGAGCTCGACGGTGAGCTCGCGCGCCGCTTGCAGGCCCTGGCCGACCGGAACAACACGTCCCTGTTCAACACGCTCCTCGCGGCGTTCTTCGTCCTGCTGCACAGGTACACCGGCTCACGAGACATCCTCGTCGGCTCCGCGGTCGCCAACCGGCGCTGGCAGGACACCGAGAACCTGCTGGGCATGTTCGTCAACAATGTCGTGATGCGGGGACGGTTGCACGGAGACCCCACCTTCGAGGAGCTCCTCGCTCGGGTGCGGCGGACCTCCCTGGCCGTCTACGACAACCAGGAGCTGCCGTACGAGATGATCTTCGCGGAGTCGCCCGCGCGGCATCATGGCGGGTTCAACCCGTTGCTCCAGGCCATGTTCAGCTTTCACGACTCGGCACCCGGCGCGCTCGGCGCGTCCCCATTCGAGGTCTCCATCATCGAGGGACTCAGCAACGGCTCGGCCAAGTTCGAGCTGTCCGTCGTCGCCGTCCCCCGCTACGCCGAGCCGGGGCACAGCAGCAGGCTGGCCGGAGACATCATCCACATCCCCCGGTCCGATGCCCCCGTGCTCCCCAGCCCGCGCTCGTCCCTGCAAGGAATCCTGCTCGCATGGGAGTTCGACTCCGACCTCTTCGAGGAGTTCTTCATCACCGGAATGCTGTCCGCCTACCAGCGGCTGCTGCGTTCCATCACCGCCGCCCCGGACACCCCGGTATCGAGGCTGTCCCTGCTGGACGACGCGGAACGGCGGGCGCTCGTCTCCTCGGGCCCCCGGGTGGACGCACCGGCGGGATGGCTGCCCAGCTTCGTCGAGCACTGGGCCGAGCGCACTCCGGATGCCCCCGCCGTGGCATCGGGTGACTCGCCCATGTCCTACCGCGAGCTCACGCGCCTCGCGGGACGGCTCGCGCGGCATCTCCGCGGGATGGGGATCGGCCACGGGGATGTGGTGGCGGTGTGCGCCCCGCATTCGGCCGAGCTCGTCGTGGCACAGCTGGGAGTCCTGAAGTCGGGTGCGGCCTGGCTCCCGTTGGAGCCTCGCCATCCTCCTTCCCACCTGGAGAGGCTCGTCCAGGACGCCGGGGCTCGAGCCGTGGTCACCACGGCGGGGCTGGCCCATCTCGTCACGGGCATCCCGGTCGTGAGGCTGGACGACGTCCACGACGTGCCGGAGCTCCCGCTGCCCTCGGGAGCGCCCACCGACCTCGCGTACGTCATCTACACGTCCGGGTCGACCGGCAGGCCCAAGGGCGTCCAGATCGAGCACCGCTCGGTCGTGGCCCGTCTGTACGGAACGGACGTGGTCGACCTGGTGCCGGGCAAGACGATGCTGGCCATGGCGTCGGCCGCCTTCGACGTGTCGGTGCTGGAGATCTGGGGCCCGCTGCTGAAGGGCGCGGCCATCCACTTCCTGCCGCCCGGCTGGGACATCCACGGCCTGGCGCGGTGCCTCACCCGCAGCGGGGTCACCCACGCCCTGCTCACGCCCGCGGTGTTCCACCCCCTGGTGGCGGAGGCTCCGGAGGCGTTCGGCCACCTGGACAGGGTACTGGTCGGGGGCGATGTCGTCTCCCCGGACGCCTTCCGCGCGCTGCGGCGCAAGGGAGTCACGAGGGTGACGAACGCCTACGGCCCGACCGAGGCGACCATCCTGGCCAGTGCTCAGCGGCTCGAGGACTGGCAGGACGTCGAGGGCGCCAGTGTGCCGATCGGCCGGGCACTGTCCAACGCCCAGCTCGTCGTGCTCGACGAGCACTCGCAGGTGGTTCCGCCGGGCGTGGTCGGGGAGATCTGCATCGGCGGACCCATCGTCGCGCGGGGGTACCTCGGCGGGCCGGACCTCACGTCCGAGCGGTTCGTGGCGAACCCGTTCGGGTCGTCACCGGACGAACGGCTGTACCGCACGGGGGACCTGGGCCGGTGGCACCCCGGCGGGGTGATCGAGTTCCTGGGCCGCCGCGATGAACAGGTGAAGATCCGCGGCATCCGGGTGGAGCTGGCCGAGGTGCGCGCCGCACTGGCCGCCCATCCCGGGGTGACCGACGCCGCCGCCGTCGTCGAGCGCAAGGGGGGCGAGCCACGGCTCATCGGCTACGTCCTGGCCGCACCGGGCTCCGCGGTGTCCGGCCAGGCCGTGCGCGAGGACATGGCGCGCAGGTCGCCCGGACACCTCGTGCCCGAGACCGTCATGGTGCTCGACGCATGGCCGTTGAACACCAACGGCAAGCTCGACCGGGCCCGCCTGCCAACGCCCCACGGGGACGCGAGCACGCCGTTCGTGGCGCCGAGGAACGAGACCGAGAGCCAGATCGCCGCGATCGTCGTCGAGCTGCTGAAGGTGGAGCGGGTCGGTGTCCACGACAACCTGTTCGAGCTGGGCATGCATTCACTGCTGGCCCTGAGGCTCGCCTCACGGGTGACCCGGGCCACCGGCCGGGAGGTCGGTCTCGCCACGATCCTCGCGGGCCCGACCGTCGCGAAGCTGGCTGGCGCGCTCACCACCCTGCCGCCCGCTCGGCCCACCATCGTGAGACGGCCGCGCGCATGA